Proteins encoded together in one Malaclemys terrapin pileata isolate rMalTer1 chromosome 16, rMalTer1.hap1, whole genome shotgun sequence window:
- the FOXN4 gene encoding forkhead box protein N4, with protein MIESDITSIMSGIIRNSGQNHHPLPQEYRLLASAPSQLSEDLPSDLQSLSWLTSVDVPRLQQMASGRMDFSISSQESMLQQTGPVPGNMHSTGAPGAMIQVQASLPQGIVGLNTITSHGANMSQYTVGGQPSPSLQSQHSLFPAPHSQQVFAIAQNAQQCNPAAIYNASYGPHPQYSQPRLAPHTAQEVHPKHYPKPIYSYSCLIAMALKNSKTGSLPVSEIYSFMKEHFPYFKTAPDGWKNSVRHNLSLNKCFEKVENKMSGTSRKGCLWALNPAKIDKMEEEMQKWKRKDLAAIHRSMANPEELDKLITDRPENCRRPSKQAESEVSTLTHMTAAQGRISISKLQPQPMTLSLQSIPLHHQIQTQARIAPDSPAPAQTPPLHTLPDMTQSPLPHHPMSRAPADFLNATADMNTEVDALDPSIMDFALQGNIWEDMKDDSFNLDTFGAFSNSPLQLSDCDLGTAGLTPVSSGSDYSFSDLQVTGLYTTYTKLDNVASSQYMNGQGNKPIALL; from the exons ATGATAGAAAGTGACATTACATCCATAATGTCAGGAATCATTAGAAATTCAGGGCAAAATCATCACCCCTTACCGCAGGAATACAG ACTCTTGGCTTCTGCCCCATCCCAGTTGAGTGAAGACCTTCCAAGTGACTTGCAGTCCTTGTCATGGCTGACCTCTGTTGATGTTCCTCGCTTACAACAGATGGCTAGTGGAAGAATGGACTTCAGCATCAGCTCTCAGGAGTCAATGCTGCAGCAGACAG GTCCTGTGCCAGGTAATATGCATTCAACAGGTGCTCCGGGAGCAATGATTCAGGTGCAGGCCAGTCTGCCACAGGGAATTGTGGGACTGAATACTATTACATCGCATGGAGCAAAC ATGAGCCAGTACACGGTCGGAGGGCAGCCATCTCCTAGTTTACAGTCACAGCACTCGCTTTTCCCTGCTCCTCATTCACAGCAAGTGTTTGCCATCGCACAGAATGCACAACAG TGTAACCCAGCTGCAATATACAATGCATCCTATGGACCCCATCCTCAATATTCTCAACCTCGCCTTGCCCCTCACACTGCTCAGGAAGTCCATCCCAAACATTATCCCAAGCCAATCTACTCCTACAG CTGCTTGATTGCAATGGCATTAAAGAACAGTAAAACGGGCAGCCTCCCAGTGAGTGAGATCTACAGCTTCATGAAGGAGCACTTCCCCTACTTCAAG ACAGCTCCCGACGGTTGGAAGAACTCTGTGCGCCATAATCTCTCCCTGAACAAGTGCTTTGAGAAAGTGGAGAATAAAATGAGTGGCACCTCACGCAAAGGCTGCCTGTGGGCCCTCAACCCTGCCAAGATTGACAAGATGGAAGAAGAGATGCAGAAATGGAAGAGGAAGGACTTGGCCGCTATTCACAGGAGCATGGCCAATCCAG AGGAATTAGACAAACTAATCACCGACAGACCTGAGAACTGCAGGCGGCCTAGTAAACAGGCAGAATCCGAAGTGTCCACACTGACTCACATGACCGCAGCCCAAGGCCGAATCTCCATCTccaagctgcagccccagcccatgactctctctctgcagtcCATACCACTGCATCACCAGATCCAGACCCAGGCTCGCATAGCCCCGGACTCACCGGCACCTGCCCAGACGCCTCCTCTCCATACTCTGCCTGACATGACCCAGAGTCCCCTTCCTCACCACCCAATGAGCCGTGCACCCGCAGACTTCCTGAATGCGACAGCAGATATGAACACCGAAGTGGATGCTCTTGATCCAAGCATCATGGATTTCGCACTACAAG gaaatatatgGGAAGACATGAAAGACGACAGCTTCAATCTAGATACCTTCGGTGCCTTCAGCAACTCCCCTCTCCAGCTCTCAGACTGTGACCTGGGCACGGCTGGCCTCACCCCCGTCTCGAGTGGTAGTGATTATTCCTTCTCAGACTTACAGGTCACAGGCCTCTACACTACTTACACCAAGCTGGATAATGTAGCCTCGTCACAGTACATGAATGGTCAAGGCAACAAGCCCATTGCTCTGCTTTAA